One window of the Frigoribacterium sp. Leaf415 genome contains the following:
- the yczR gene encoding MocR-like transcription factor YczR → MTNLDHGATTVSSRALGVLLDSWRASSAPGYLALADRIRLLVLDGRLPVGTRLPSERDLCAHLGVSRTTVAAAYAALRDSGHVDSVRGSGSVVRLPARASVPRPTTTEGLLDLTKAALPAVDGIAEAAQRAAGRLGAYLDDPGYDPVGRPVLREAVAERYRRRGLETSAEQIVVTLGAQHAIALLARVLVSRGDRAVVEAPGYPHAFEALRGAGARLVPVSVTVDDGWDEAALMQTLRRTSPPVAYLMPDFHNPTGATMPADQRVRVLEAAADEGTVVIADETMAEMAIDGVGPGSRVERPLPMAAYGRAVTIGSVGKSLWGGLRIGWIRAERPLVDRLVRARSAGDLGTPVLEQLVVAELLGDFDRVLEARAGHLRRGRDRVVHGLREAFPSWQVPSPAGGLTTWVGLGAPVSSQLTLAARREGLLLAAGPVFGIDGAFERFLRVPFSYADSDTDRALAALRAAWDGVDGVQVPASPLLAEVV, encoded by the coding sequence GTGACCAACCTCGACCACGGTGCCACCACCGTCTCGTCGCGAGCGCTCGGGGTGCTGCTCGACTCGTGGCGCGCCTCCTCGGCTCCCGGCTACCTGGCGCTCGCCGACCGCATCCGCCTGCTCGTGCTCGACGGGCGGCTGCCGGTCGGCACGCGCCTGCCGTCCGAACGTGACCTCTGCGCGCACCTCGGGGTCAGCCGGACGACCGTGGCCGCGGCCTATGCCGCCCTCCGCGACTCGGGGCACGTCGACAGCGTGCGTGGCAGTGGCAGCGTCGTGCGCCTGCCGGCCCGTGCCTCGGTGCCGCGCCCGACGACGACCGAGGGGCTGCTCGACCTGACGAAGGCGGCCCTGCCCGCGGTCGACGGCATCGCCGAGGCGGCCCAGCGGGCGGCGGGTCGGCTCGGGGCCTACCTCGACGACCCGGGCTACGACCCGGTCGGGCGGCCCGTGCTGCGCGAGGCCGTCGCCGAACGGTATCGACGGCGCGGACTCGAGACGAGCGCCGAGCAGATCGTCGTCACCCTCGGGGCGCAGCACGCGATCGCGCTGCTCGCCCGCGTGCTGGTCTCGCGCGGTGACCGGGCCGTCGTCGAGGCGCCCGGCTACCCGCACGCCTTCGAGGCCCTCCGCGGGGCCGGCGCCCGCCTCGTGCCGGTCAGCGTGACCGTCGACGACGGCTGGGACGAAGCGGCACTGATGCAGACCCTGCGTCGCACCAGCCCGCCGGTGGCCTACCTGATGCCCGACTTCCACAACCCCACGGGCGCGACGATGCCCGCCGACCAGCGGGTGCGGGTGCTCGAGGCGGCAGCGGACGAGGGCACCGTGGTGATCGCCGACGAGACCATGGCCGAGATGGCGATCGACGGGGTGGGTCCGGGCTCGCGCGTCGAGCGGCCCCTGCCGATGGCCGCGTACGGACGGGCCGTCACGATCGGCTCGGTCGGCAAGTCGCTCTGGGGCGGCCTGCGCATCGGGTGGATCCGCGCCGAACGCCCGCTCGTCGACCGGCTCGTGCGCGCCCGCTCGGCGGGCGACCTGGGCACGCCCGTACTCGAGCAGCTGGTGGTCGCCGAGTTGCTCGGCGACTTCGACCGCGTGCTGGAGGCGCGGGCCGGCCACCTGAGACGAGGTCGCGACCGCGTCGTCCACGGCCTGCGCGAGGCGTTCCCGTCCTGGCAGGTGCCGTCGCCGGCGGGCGGGCTCACCACCTGGGTCGGACTCGGAGCGCCGGTCAGCTCGCAGCTCACCCTCGCCGCCCGCCGCGAGGGGCTGCTGCTCGCCGCCGGTCCGGTGTTCGGCATCGACGGGGCGTTCGAGCGGTTCCTGCGCGTGCCGTTCTCGTACGCCGACAGCGACACCGACCGCGCGCTCGCGGCCCTGCGCGCGGCGTGGGACGGGGTCGACGGGGTGCAGGTGCCGGCCTCGCCGCTGCTGGCCGAGGTGGTCTGA
- the yczE gene encoding membrane protein YczE, protein MLLSRRLLQLFVGLTAYGFAIAVMIRAGIGVAPWDVLSQGLVRHTGLTFGTVTFVTSLVVLLLWIPLRQRPRFGTIANTLMIGPVADLGLRVLPQQTEWWAQGLTFAGGLLLLAVASGLYIGADFGPGPRDGLMLGLHARLGWRVGVARTVIELTVLAAGWLLGGQVGIGTAAEALLIGPLVAITLPLFARRRVATSVVVPARASSPA, encoded by the coding sequence ATGCTCCTCTCGCGTCGCCTGCTGCAGTTGTTCGTCGGCCTCACCGCCTACGGCTTCGCCATCGCCGTCATGATCCGCGCCGGCATCGGCGTCGCCCCCTGGGACGTGCTCTCGCAGGGGCTCGTCCGGCACACCGGGCTGACGTTCGGCACCGTCACGTTCGTCACGAGCTTGGTCGTGCTGCTGCTCTGGATACCCCTGCGCCAGCGCCCCCGCTTCGGCACGATCGCCAACACGCTGATGATCGGCCCGGTCGCCGACCTCGGCCTGCGCGTGCTGCCGCAACAGACCGAGTGGTGGGCGCAGGGCCTGACCTTCGCGGGTGGTCTGCTGTTGCTCGCCGTCGCGAGCGGCCTCTACATCGGGGCCGACTTCGGGCCGGGCCCGCGTGACGGTCTCATGCTCGGCCTGCACGCCCGACTGGGTTGGCGGGTGGGCGTCGCCCGCACCGTCATCGAGCTCACGGTCCTGGCCGCGGGCTGGCTGCTCGGCGGCCAGGTCGGCATCGGCACGGCCGCCGAGGCTCTGCTGATCGGCCCGCTCGTGGCGATCACGTTGCCGCTCTTCGCCCGGCGCCGGGTGGCGACCTCCGTCGTGGTCCCGGCCCGCGCCTCCTCACCCGCCTGA
- a CDS encoding APC family permease, with translation MTNDTRSPKRWLIGEPLPSEKLEGQLLPKHLALPIFASDPLSSVAYAPQELLMILLIGGLGFLTLAPWVAVAVVVLLLVVVASYRQLIKAYPSGGGDYEVAHKNLGEKAGLVVASALLVDYVMTVAVSVASGVDNIISAVPELAPVRVELAVFFVVLLAAVNLRGVRESSKAFAIPTYLFVSSVFVMIVIALVRTALGDPPVAESADYTVQADQLTQAAFILLLLRAFSSGCSALTGVEAIANGVPAFRRPKVQNAQKTLVLMGSIAIVLFAGLVAVALIAKVHYAENACDLQGFVDCATTPQRSLIAQIASAVFGGALFGIPFYVIQACTAAVLLLAANTAFNGFPLLGSILARDQYAPKALNTRGDRLIYSNGVIVLALVACAILLVYQASVTGLIQLYIIGVFVSFTLGQTGMVVHWTRMLREGCADRGAVYRARGINAFGALLTASVLIVVTVTKFTHGAWLVFVIMPILFVLMLGVNRYYRDVLVEIEPDATTQFGSHGDHAIVLVGTMQKPVLKALDYAIAARHESLEAIHVGIDDEATALLQRQWAEQDIEVPLRIVASPYRDISMPLIKYIKAHREEHGSEVVTVYTPIYIVGHWWEAALHNHKSRRIRQKLMLVHGVTISLVPWLLDSSEVLYGRRSRPIPGQDRRGEPIRPRPVPRRVLEPAGRRSGAAGGALGADAGPDGRAGAALEGGAMQRGLDVQPAQTGSAGSKPGPKQTPRAPGSATGNRGGGAAARKARSAARNSTGTSPRKKK, from the coding sequence GTGACCAACGACACCCGGTCGCCGAAGCGTTGGCTGATCGGTGAACCCCTGCCCTCGGAGAAGCTCGAGGGGCAGCTGCTGCCGAAGCACCTCGCACTGCCGATCTTCGCCAGCGACCCGCTCAGCTCGGTGGCCTACGCGCCGCAAGAACTGCTGATGATCCTGCTGATCGGCGGCCTCGGGTTCCTCACGCTCGCGCCGTGGGTCGCCGTCGCGGTGGTCGTCCTGCTGCTGGTCGTGGTCGCCTCGTACCGCCAGTTGATCAAGGCGTACCCGTCGGGCGGCGGCGACTACGAGGTCGCCCACAAGAACCTCGGCGAGAAGGCCGGGCTCGTGGTCGCCTCGGCGCTGCTCGTCGACTACGTCATGACCGTGGCCGTGTCGGTCGCCTCGGGCGTCGACAACATCATCTCGGCCGTGCCCGAACTGGCACCGGTGCGGGTCGAGCTCGCCGTCTTCTTCGTCGTCCTGCTGGCGGCCGTCAACCTGCGCGGCGTGCGCGAGTCGAGCAAGGCCTTCGCGATCCCCACCTACCTCTTCGTGTCGAGCGTCTTCGTCATGATCGTGATCGCCCTCGTGCGCACCGCTCTCGGCGACCCGCCCGTCGCCGAGAGCGCCGACTACACGGTGCAGGCCGACCAGCTCACGCAGGCGGCGTTCATCCTGCTGCTGCTGCGCGCGTTCTCGAGCGGGTGCTCGGCCCTGACCGGCGTCGAGGCCATCGCGAACGGCGTGCCCGCGTTCCGCCGCCCGAAGGTGCAGAACGCCCAGAAGACCCTCGTGCTGATGGGCAGCATCGCCATCGTCCTGTTCGCCGGCCTCGTCGCCGTCGCCCTGATCGCGAAGGTGCACTACGCCGAGAACGCCTGCGACCTGCAAGGGTTCGTCGACTGTGCCACCACGCCGCAGCGCAGCCTGATCGCGCAGATCGCGAGCGCGGTGTTCGGCGGGGCCCTGTTCGGCATCCCGTTCTACGTGATCCAGGCCTGCACGGCGGCGGTGCTACTGCTGGCGGCGAACACGGCGTTCAACGGGTTCCCGCTGCTCGGTTCGATCCTGGCCCGCGACCAGTACGCCCCCAAGGCCCTCAACACGCGCGGCGACCGACTGATCTACTCGAACGGCGTGATCGTGCTGGCGCTGGTGGCCTGCGCCATCCTGCTCGTGTACCAGGCCAGCGTCACGGGGCTCATCCAGCTGTACATCATCGGCGTCTTCGTGTCGTTCACGCTCGGTCAGACCGGCATGGTCGTGCACTGGACCCGCATGCTGCGCGAGGGCTGCGCCGACCGGGGTGCCGTGTACCGGGCTCGCGGCATCAACGCGTTCGGTGCCCTGCTGACCGCGTCGGTGCTCATCGTCGTGACGGTGACCAAGTTCACGCACGGCGCCTGGCTCGTGTTCGTCATCATGCCGATCCTGTTCGTGCTGATGCTCGGCGTGAACCGCTACTACCGCGACGTGCTGGTCGAGATCGAACCCGATGCCACGACGCAGTTCGGCTCGCACGGCGACCACGCCATCGTGCTGGTCGGCACGATGCAGAAGCCCGTGTTGAAGGCCCTCGACTACGCCATCGCCGCGCGGCACGAGTCGCTCGAGGCGATCCACGTGGGCATCGACGACGAGGCCACTGCGCTGCTGCAACGCCAGTGGGCCGAGCAGGACATCGAGGTGCCGCTGCGCATCGTCGCCTCGCCGTACCGCGACATCAGCATGCCGCTGATCAAGTACATCAAGGCCCACCGCGAAGAGCACGGCAGCGAGGTCGTGACGGTCTACACGCCGATCTACATCGTCGGCCACTGGTGGGAGGCCGCGCTGCACAACCACAAGAGCCGCCGCATCCGTCAGAAGCTCATGCTCGTGCACGGCGTGACGATCTCGCTCGTGCCGTGGCTGCTCGACTCGTCCGAGGTGCTCTACGGGCGTCGTTCGCGGCCGATCCCCGGCCAGGACCGCCGTGGCGAGCCCATCCGCCCCCGCCCGGTGCCGCGCCGCGTGCTCGAACCCGCCGGTCGCCGATCCGGTGCCGCCGGAGGCGCTCTGGGCGCCGACGCGGGCCCCGACGGCCGCGCCGGAGCAGCTCTCGAAGGAGGCGCGATGCAACGAGGCCTGGACGTCCAGCCCGCGCAGACCGGCTCGGCCGGCTCGAAGCCCGGACCGAAGCAGACCCCGCGCGCACCGGGTTCGGCCACGGGCAATCGCGGAGGTGGCGCCGCCGCCCGCAAGGCCCGCTCGGCCGCCCGCAACTCGACCGGCACCTCCCCCCGCAAGAAGAAGTAG
- a CDS encoding LacI family DNA-binding transcriptional regulator, protein MTRVPAPRLPTVSDVASVAGVSRQTVSNVLNAPDIVRPDTRGRVERAIADLGYRPHASARRLRTRKSSTIGIRLDPVQNGISGAVLDRFLHAVTEQADALDHRILLYTAAGPDDEIAQFRRLLDGADVDGFVLTSTFFDDPRTEWLIDAGADFVTFGRPWGLDDMGDPQHRWVDVDGRAGVASATDDLLGRGATHVAFLGWPEGSGAGDDRRRGWRDALGSRGTLDPASIDALDLAVEDSVPLASAAVRAALAAGVTVDAVVCASDTLALGASVVLGSTVPVVGYDDTPVASALGLSSVEQPLVEVAGAVLSLLLDDSEPRHRLLRPHTIWR, encoded by the coding sequence ATGACTCGGGTGCCCGCACCGCGCCTCCCGACCGTCAGCGACGTCGCCTCGGTCGCCGGAGTGTCTCGGCAGACCGTCTCGAACGTGCTCAACGCGCCCGACATCGTGCGCCCCGACACGCGGGGTCGCGTCGAGCGGGCCATCGCCGACCTCGGCTACCGCCCGCACGCGTCGGCGAGGAGGCTGCGCACCCGCAAGAGCTCGACCATCGGCATCCGGCTCGACCCCGTGCAGAACGGCATCTCGGGCGCGGTGCTCGACCGCTTCCTGCACGCCGTCACCGAACAGGCCGACGCCCTCGACCACCGCATCCTGCTGTACACCGCGGCCGGGCCCGACGACGAGATCGCCCAGTTCCGCCGCCTGCTCGACGGCGCCGACGTCGACGGCTTCGTGCTCACCTCGACCTTCTTCGACGACCCGCGCACCGAGTGGCTGATCGACGCCGGTGCCGACTTCGTCACCTTCGGCCGGCCCTGGGGGCTCGACGACATGGGCGACCCGCAGCACCGCTGGGTCGACGTCGACGGCCGGGCCGGCGTGGCCTCGGCGACCGACGACCTGCTGGGGCGCGGCGCGACCCACGTGGCCTTCCTCGGCTGGCCCGAGGGGTCGGGCGCCGGGGACGACAGGAGGCGCGGGTGGCGTGACGCCCTCGGGTCGCGGGGCACGCTCGACCCGGCCTCGATCGACGCGCTCGACCTGGCCGTCGAGGACTCGGTGCCGCTCGCATCGGCCGCCGTGCGCGCGGCGCTCGCCGCAGGAGTCACGGTGGACGCCGTCGTGTGCGCGAGCGACACCCTCGCGCTCGGGGCGTCGGTCGTGCTCGGCTCGACGGTGCCGGTCGTGGGCTACGACGACACCCCGGTCGCCTCGGCGCTCGGGCTGTCGAGCGTCGAGCAGCCGCTCGTCGAGGTCGCGGGGGCCGTGCTGTCGCTGCTGCTCGACGACAGCGAGCCGCGGCACCGCCTGCTACGGCCGCACACGATCTGGCGCTGA
- a CDS encoding sugar ABC transporter substrate-binding protein: MRRRTTRLAAAAALTTITALGLTACGSGFSEGSGAASDGALTSSDDSLTVLIGSSGDAETKAVTDAVASWSDDSGTGAEVSVASDLPQQLSQGFASGKPADVFYVSTDTLAGFAGNGSLLAYGDQLANKGDFFPTLVDSFTLDDQFYCAPKDFSTLGLIINTDMWAAAGLTDADVPTDWDSLKAVAAKLTTADHVGLAFSPEYARVGAFMAQAGGAVTNADGTEATLDSSENVEALTYVKDLLTSGDAAFSSDLGAGWGGEAFGTGKAAMTIEGNWITGALTNDYPDVSYQVAELPAGPGGQGTLQFTNCWGIAADSPNQQAAVDLVEQLTSTDQQLAFADAFGVMPSIQSAADTWKSDNPDQAAFLDSVEFAQGTPTQDGSAAVISDFNSQLSGLKDGDPKTILESAQKNFEAILQ, from the coding sequence ATGCGACGACGCACGACCCGCCTGGCGGCAGCAGCCGCCCTCACGACCATCACCGCCCTGGGCCTCACGGCCTGCGGCTCCGGTTTCAGCGAGGGGTCGGGCGCCGCGAGCGACGGCGCCCTCACCAGCAGCGACGACTCGCTGACGGTGCTGATCGGCTCGAGCGGCGACGCCGAGACGAAGGCCGTCACCGACGCCGTCGCGAGCTGGTCCGACGACTCGGGCACCGGCGCCGAGGTCAGCGTGGCCTCCGACCTGCCGCAGCAGCTCAGCCAGGGCTTCGCCTCGGGCAAGCCGGCCGACGTGTTCTACGTGTCGACCGACACGCTCGCGGGCTTCGCCGGCAACGGCAGCCTGCTGGCCTACGGAGACCAGCTCGCCAACAAGGGCGACTTCTTCCCGACCCTCGTCGACAGCTTCACGCTCGACGACCAGTTCTACTGCGCACCGAAGGACTTCTCGACCCTCGGCCTGATCATCAACACCGACATGTGGGCCGCGGCCGGCCTGACCGACGCCGACGTCCCGACCGACTGGGACTCGCTGAAGGCGGTCGCCGCGAAGCTCACGACGGCCGACCACGTGGGCCTGGCCTTCAGCCCCGAGTACGCCCGGGTGGGCGCGTTCATGGCGCAGGCCGGCGGCGCGGTGACCAACGCCGACGGCACCGAGGCGACGCTCGACTCGTCCGAGAACGTCGAGGCGCTGACCTACGTGAAAGACCTGCTGACCAGCGGCGACGCCGCGTTCTCGAGCGACCTCGGCGCGGGCTGGGGTGGCGAGGCCTTCGGCACGGGCAAGGCGGCGATGACCATCGAGGGCAACTGGATCACCGGCGCACTCACCAACGACTACCCCGACGTGTCGTACCAGGTGGCCGAGCTGCCCGCCGGCCCCGGCGGCCAGGGCACGTTGCAGTTCACCAACTGCTGGGGCATCGCCGCCGACAGCCCCAACCAGCAGGCCGCCGTCGACCTCGTCGAGCAGCTGACGAGCACCGACCAGCAGCTCGCCTTCGCCGACGCGTTCGGCGTCATGCCCTCGATCCAGTCGGCCGCCGACACCTGGAAGTCCGACAACCCCGACCAGGCCGCGTTCCTCGACTCGGTCGAGTTCGCCCAGGGCACGCCCACGCAGGACGGCTCCGCCGCCGTGATCAGCGACTTCAACTCGCAGCTCTCCGGCCTGAAGGACGGCGACCCGAAGACGATCCTCGAGTCCGCGCAGAAGAACTTCGAAGCGATCCTCCAGTAG
- a CDS encoding carbohydrate ABC transporter permease yields MTAISTKPPRRRSAVSRGEGLSGWLFVSPVLIVLGLFLAVPVLMALWVSVSDWTGRGSPFAAGVGFVGAQNYRDLLGGGGLAERDFGLSLRNNAWYVILVVPIQTAVALLLAVLVNRQVLRGRGFFRTAFYFPSVTSSVAITVLWLFLFSQSGAVNKLLSFVGITGPAWFNDASGVLHNLLAVVGVTQPPALLADHTALGVSWWDWLAGPSVAMSAFILMAVFTTSGTFMLLFLAALQNLGGDVQEAAMMDGASGWQRFWRITLPQLRPTLFTVLTLGLIGTWQVFDQIYTGTQGGPQKTTLTPAYLSYTSAFGEQEWGRGAAIAFVLFVIIVALTILQRIVLRERAVSKRRTRLYTTGVER; encoded by the coding sequence ATGACCGCGATCTCGACCAAGCCCCCCCGCCGGCGCAGCGCCGTCTCGCGCGGCGAGGGCCTCTCGGGCTGGTTATTCGTCTCGCCCGTGCTGATCGTCCTCGGCCTCTTCCTGGCCGTGCCCGTGCTGATGGCCCTCTGGGTCAGCGTCTCGGACTGGACCGGCCGGGGCTCCCCCTTCGCGGCCGGCGTCGGCTTCGTCGGGGCGCAGAACTACCGAGACCTGCTCGGCGGCGGCGGCCTGGCCGAGCGCGACTTCGGCCTGAGCCTGCGCAACAACGCCTGGTACGTGATCCTCGTCGTGCCGATCCAGACCGCCGTGGCCCTGCTGCTCGCCGTGCTGGTGAACCGCCAGGTGCTGCGCGGCCGCGGGTTCTTCCGCACCGCCTTCTACTTCCCGTCGGTGACCAGCTCGGTCGCCATCACCGTCCTGTGGCTGTTCCTGTTCTCGCAGAGCGGCGCGGTGAACAAGCTGCTCTCGTTCGTCGGCATCACCGGGCCCGCGTGGTTCAACGACGCCAGCGGCGTGCTGCACAACCTGCTCGCCGTCGTCGGCGTCACGCAGCCCCCGGCCCTGCTGGCCGACCACACCGCCCTCGGCGTCAGCTGGTGGGACTGGCTGGCCGGGCCGTCGGTCGCGATGTCCGCGTTCATCCTGATGGCCGTCTTCACCACCAGCGGCACGTTCATGCTGCTCTTCCTGGCGGCCCTGCAGAACCTCGGCGGCGACGTGCAAGAGGCCGCGATGATGGACGGCGCGAGCGGCTGGCAGCGCTTCTGGCGCATCACGCTGCCGCAACTGCGACCGACGCTCTTCACCGTGCTCACCCTCGGCCTCATCGGCACCTGGCAGGTCTTCGACCAGATCTACACCGGCACCCAGGGTGGCCCGCAGAAGACCACGCTGACCCCCGCCTACCTCTCGTACACCTCGGCGTTCGGCGAACAAGAGTGGGGCCGCGGCGCGGCCATCGCCTTCGTGCTGTTCGTCATCATCGTCGCGTTGACGATCCTGCAGCGCATCGTGCTGCGCGAACGGGCCGTGTCGAAGAGACGCACCCGGCTCTACACGACAGGAGTCGAGCGATGA
- a CDS encoding carbohydrate ABC transporter permease has product MTTTAPIADRANPSSPVARPPASPRPVGREPRSTRRVAGTSVLYAVLIVIAAIYILPFLINVATSFKTDPEAASDPLALIPITPTVAAYRQLFLNSDFPTWFQNSAIVTIVVTLGRVFFNSLAGYALARLQFRGRNVIFVLLIGVMAVPTVVLLIPKFLVINQLGMYDSYSGMIVPLLTDAAGVFIMKNFFESIPRSVEEQARIDGAGTFRVFWSIVLPMARPALVTIIILSFQGSWNELSHFIVSTQSPELTTLTKGVASLASGQLSQGSQYPIKLAAAAVMTIPVAIVFFVFQRRIMNASAGAVKE; this is encoded by the coding sequence ATGACCACGACCGCACCGATCGCCGACCGGGCGAACCCCTCCTCGCCGGTCGCGCGTCCCCCGGCCTCGCCGCGACCCGTCGGCCGTGAGCCCCGCAGCACGCGACGCGTCGCCGGCACCTCGGTGCTCTACGCCGTGCTGATCGTCATCGCGGCGATCTACATCCTGCCGTTCCTGATCAACGTGGCGACGTCGTTCAAGACCGACCCCGAGGCGGCCTCCGACCCGCTGGCGTTGATCCCGATCACGCCGACGGTCGCCGCCTACCGCCAGTTGTTCCTCAACAGCGACTTCCCGACCTGGTTCCAGAACTCGGCGATCGTGACGATCGTGGTGACGCTCGGGCGGGTGTTCTTCAACTCGCTGGCCGGCTACGCCCTCGCGCGGCTGCAGTTCCGCGGGCGCAACGTCATCTTCGTGCTGCTGATCGGCGTGATGGCGGTGCCGACGGTCGTGCTGCTGATCCCGAAGTTCCTGGTCATCAACCAGCTCGGCATGTACGACTCGTACTCGGGCATGATCGTGCCGCTGCTGACCGACGCCGCCGGGGTCTTCATCATGAAGAACTTCTTCGAGTCGATCCCCCGCAGCGTCGAAGAGCAGGCCCGCATCGACGGCGCCGGCACCTTCCGGGTCTTCTGGTCGATCGTGCTGCCGATGGCCCGGCCCGCGCTCGTGACGATCATCATCCTGTCGTTCCAGGGGTCGTGGAACGAACTCTCGCACTTCATCGTGTCGACCCAGTCGCCCGAGCTGACCACCCTGACCAAGGGCGTGGCGAGCCTCGCCTCCGGGCAGCTCAGCCAGGGGTCGCAGTACCCGATCAAGCTCGCGGCCGCGGCGGTGATGACCATCCCGGTCGCGATCGTCTTCTTCGTGTTCCAGCGCCGCATCATGAACGCCAGCGCCGGGGCCGTCAAAGAGTGA